The Rhodothermaceae bacterium genome contains the following window.
GTGTGTGCATAGACACTGTCACGCAGTGCGCTCTCCGAAAGCTGGGACCATGCAGATGGTTTTTGCTGTGTGCCTGGATCGGCCCACGTGTCCGAGTAATGCAGATTGAGGATGATTTTCAAATTAAGATCATGCCCTCTGCGTGCAAGTTCCAACACGTCCGGCAGGCCGTCGCGTCGTTCGGTTGGCGTATGGAAGAGTCTCAACCGAATACTGTTCAGGCCGTTCTCCTGTAGAATATGGAGGGCATCTCCCGCAAGATTCTGGGATGTGTACACGGCACCACCCGTCTCTAATTCATCCAGCATAGAGATGTCTGCACAACGAAGCGGCTGGGAGTCTGCGAGTGGTGCTATCGCACAAATACCCAGTAAGCAGGTAAGTATCCTATAATTGAACTGCATTGTCTCGGATTAGCCGCACTCAGCCTCCAAAGTTCGATCCGTAAACACTACCCAATCTCAGCCTCTTTCGAAACTACGCAGTCTCCGTCAGGATCCAACTCTGTCATGCACTCCAAAAAACTTTTGCAAGACAGGCTTTGAGTTTGGGGGGCCGGCATAAGTTCCAAAACCACCAGCTACGAGAGACGCAAGAAAACCCCAGATGAGTGGGTCCAGCCCCAAAGGACGGATGGGACTGATTTCGCCAAGAAAGACAAAGCCAATTACGTACAGAGAAACATAAGCGAGAGTCCCAGATGCCATGGATGTGATTGCTCCCATTTTATTAAAGCGGGGCCAATAGAGGCCCAGTGCTACAGGGGCGAGGAAGGCAACGGCCAGGCCACCTCCAGTGAAAACAATGATATACTGCAAAAATTGCGGTGGATACAGAGCTCCAATGGTTGCCAGCAGGCCAACCAGGACAGTGGTACCATAACTGAGCAATTTCAGCATGCGTTCCGTAGCAGCGGGGTGGATAGATTGCTGGTACACATCGCGGACAATACTGGAACTGATCATCAGGATAAAGCTGTCAACCGTACTCATGGCAGCAGCAAATGGAGCAGCAATAAGAATGCCCGCCATCCATGGAATTCCGGCTCCATCCGAGAGCAGGTAAGCCATCACGGGCATAATTCGGTCCGGTGTATGGTCGAGTCCGGGAGCAAGGATGCGTGCACAGCAAAAGATGATAATCAGGGGGAAATAGATCAGCGAGAAATACACTGCCAGCGATGCAATCGCGCGGCGCAATGTACGCGTACCTGTAAAGGCCATCAGTCGCACCATGTTGCCAGGCTGTCCCGTACCCGCGAGTGCCCAAAAGACGAAGAAGGATACGGCCAGACCAAGAGGCAAAAATCCATTCGGATCTGACGGGCTCGGTCCAGGTGGCTGCATATACGTGCCCGTTTCTCCATCTCCTCTTGCATAGGACGAAAGCGGGTGTACAACGGGGATCACGGTTAATTCAGGTATCCCTTTTTCCAGGATTCGGCTGATTTCCTGCGGTGTAGTGATTTGTGTCACTTTCACCGGTGTGGATTCTTGACTCCCCACAGAAATTACCGTTGCCTCGTTCGTTCGAAACAACCGTCCATCGTCCATAAACCATGTTTCCGAATCAATTCTGATGTCTTTCAGCGGGTCTGAGTCGCCAATTGTAAAGAATGCAGTGCCCAATCGAGGCGGTTGCATGGACGCCATTTCGGATGAGGCATTGCGTAGACCTCCCACCTGCACCAACGCAAAGACCAGCATTAAAAGGACTCCAAGAAGCATGACAAACCCTTGCAGGATATCGGTCCAGACCACGGCTCTAAACCCTCCAAACGTGGTGTAGGCGATCACCAAAATTGCAAATACGAGTAGCCCAAGTACATATTCTGCATTGGTGTTCACTGGAATCAGCTCGGGTATCATATTTTGAAGCTGCAGAGCGGCCTCCTGATAAAACGGAGAGCTACCCAATAGCTGTTGCATAATGAGTGCAGCAAGCGTGAACTGAGGTACGAGATACACGCACAAGAGGATGGCCAAGAGCAAAGTACTCATCAATGCCAGTGTACGGCTCTCAAAGCGTATACGGAGCACATCTGGAACCGTGATTGCTCCGGTTCGCTGTGATACAAGGCTAAGCCGTTTTCCTAAAAACCCCATAGTACAGAGCGGGAAGATCATGTAACTGGCGATCCAGAGCGCCAACGTCCATCCATGGGCGTAAATAAGGGAGGGGAATCCTGCAAAAGAGCCTGCAGAGGCACTGGTGGCTCCGAAGGTTAAGGTGAGTGCAATGACACCCAGGCCGCGGCTTCCTAAAAAATACTCACTAAGAAACGCCCGTCGTCTGAAGGCATAATTGGAGATGACCGCCAGACCTAATACGACCGCAGTATAGCAGATGAATGCAATGAGTGAAGAGTTGACGCTGCCACTCATGGGTCCTCCGCCTTCATGTAGAACAGGGCGAACCAGAGGCTATAGAGCGTGGCAATGACCCAGGGGAGGGCAATCCCAAACACCACCCATTGTGGCATCCCCCACAGCAGACTGATATCCCCGGATCCATAGGCAAAGAATGCACAGTATCCGATGGTCCAGATCATGCAGATGCCCCATGCCACAAGAATGTGGAGAGCTTCCCGTCGTGCACGCCGAAAGGCTGAAGGCATCCCTATGAGCGAATCTCCAAAATGAGCTCAGTTTCTACTGCGCTCCCTAGTGGTAGCTGGGCTACCCCCACGGCGGAGCGAGCACCGATTCCCAAGTCGCCGAATACATCTTTGAGAAGTTGAGATGCCCCGTTAATGACCAGGTGCTGATCCGTGAAGTGAGGATCGGAATTGACATAGCCGGTCAGTCGAAGAACACGAAGGATACGCTCAAGAGAGCCCCCCTCCTGGTGGAACATCCGGAGATTATTGGCCACGCAGAGTGCGGCGGCCTCTTGTGCAGTCGGAAGATCTACGTCGGATGGGACCTTTCCTGCGTATTTCAGGTGTCCCTGAGTTACTGGTACTGCCCCTGAAACGTAGGCAATTGAGCCAATTAAAGTTACCGGCGTGTAGAGTCCTCCAGGACTCGGCACATCGTCAATCGGGTAGCCAAGTGATTCCAGGCGTTCGATGGGGTTAGTCATGGTTTTGAGGTAAAGAACGATGAAAAAAATCAAGCCAATTATCATAGAAGATATTATTTACATCGACGGGGGAATAGCCGCGTGCAGAAAGCAGGCCAGAAACGAGCTGAAGGTTTGAGTATCGATCCAATCCGGTAGGTGTCTGATTTGTGCCAAATCCCCCATCCAGGTCACTGCCAATCGCAATGTGTTTGGTGTCTCCTGCCAGATCACAGATATGGTCAATATGATCTATCGCTGCATTAAGGTTTACAACAGAACGATCCGTCTCTCCCCTTATCCAGTCAGGGTACAGCATCCACGCATCAAATGCGATCCCGATGACGGCATCCCGGTCAATCAGGTCACGGATCTGTTGATCGGAAAGTTGCCGCTGCCCGGGGACGAGGGTACGGCAATTATGATGACTGGCCAATAATGGCCCGTGATAGCATTCCATGGCATCGGACATACTTTCATCACTTAAATGAGTTATGTCCAGGATAATGCCAAGGGATTCAAACTCCCGCAAGAGGTCACGTCCCTTGGGCGTTAATCCTCCATCGGCATCTGTACCAGCAGCATATTGTCCTTTGCCGTAATGAGTTAACCCTGCTGCGCGAACTCCTAGGTCATACCAGCGATGAAGATCTTCTATATCCAGGATGGGGTCACATCCCTCGAAGCTGACAATCAGCCCCAAGGCCTCGGGGTGATCCCAATGGTTTTTTAGATCGCTGGCCGTTCGGATGATCCATGCCTGTTTCGAGCGCTCCAGCCACCTGTAGTATGCAAGCTGCCCGTGAGCATGTGCATGGGCAATGGGAGGATGGGCATAATCCAGATCCCTCCTGAGTACATTCGGTGGGGCGTTGGTGGGTCCGCTTCGTGCCAGTAGAGTAGCTACACAAACACGCAGGCTCGCGGCCGCAAGCTCTTCCAGTGAAATCGCACAGTGTCCACGGAAAGGACCATCCCCATAGCGTGCATCGGAATCACATAAATCGCTCAGAGGAAGTGTGAGATCCCGATTAAAAGAGAGGGCATTCCATGCCAGGTCCAAATGCGCATCAAAAAGAGGAATGGACGATTCAGTCATTTTTTCCTCCATCATGGAACATGAAATCCTGCGCGTCGGATCAGCGCAAGTGGAGGTCGGAATGAGGTGGATTCCGTATAGCCACTCCCAAAGTATCCAAACCCATTGACCACATTGGAAAATGATCCCGGTTCTACCAGAAAATTCTCATCAAAGAAGCCTACGGGCGAGATCCATTGACTGTCCCCTACATGGACTGTGACGTTAATTCCCCGGAGGTCAATGATAGCGGGGGAGACGCTATCATCCCGGTCAAATAATTGATAGATATCCAGGTAATCTTCCCGAAGATCAATGTTTAAGATAAATCCACCCACCTCGGGCGTTGCCAGGCCTGCGTAATTGAAAATCACCGGCCTGAAGATTGGGTTACTCCCGTCCTCATCAAATCCGACCAGAACATACTCAACATCTATGCGGGGAAGCGTGGGAGGGGAGCCCTCAATGAACAGTGGCATGATTGCCTGACCGGGCCTCAGGGTATCCGGTTCCAGAACCGTGAGATTCACCGGGGGCGGGACAGTGGTAATGGCTTCGGTTTCCGCTCCATCGGAGCGTGTGACTTTTAAGTGGTACGTCTCTCCCATAGATGCCTTGAATTCCGACCAGTAGACGTGTCGGTAATCGCCATCCTCAAGTTGAACCACAGAATCGCGCCATGTATACACTTCTCCACTTTGAATCTGTGTGGTTGTCACATTTGCATCGATCGGGTCTGGGCGTACGAGTGCAATATTTTGTTTGATCTCAAAGATTCTCACAGCATGTGTATCGGCTTTCGGGTTGATGATTCCGAAGACAGAGAATGGGTATTCAAGCTGTAGGCGTGTTTCGACGGTTTCCGAACAGGCCGAAAAAAGCAAAAAGGTGATTCCCACGAAGGCCAGATACTTGTACATGGTCAGTCGAGGTCAATTTTGAGGCCGGCAATCGGTACAATAGGTAACTGGTAGTTACGGGCGGCTGTAAAGAGATCCAGAGCAAAGAGATTGCGTCGGTTATAGGCGTTAATCACTCCGACCTGTGCGGTGAGCATGAACGCATCAAAGGTAAATTCACGCTCAATGGACAGATCTAATCGGTGATACGTGGGAAGTAGACCACGGAAAGGGCGGCCATAGATGACGCGCTGATTGTCGGGTGCTGTAAAAAGATCCTTGACGCGGTCAAGTAGAAGGAATCCATCAAATCCATACACATGATTAAAGGGTCGGCCACTACCAAAATTCCATCGTGCACTGAGGTCATAGTTTGCAATCCGAGTGGTTGCAACGACGTTCAGTTGATGCCGCCGGTCATGAGGGGGCCGAAAATCAAGATCTTCAGTGCCGAACCATAATTCAACTGAAGGCTGCTTTGAGGTGTAGCGTACGCTGGAAAGGCCATAGTTGATATATCCGTAGATTTTTTGGCGGCGGATTTCGGCTCGCATCTCGACTCCCATTGCCCGCCCATCAGCTCGCTGTAGGAGGGAGGTGAATCGGGGGAATGCAGTCCATTCGGCAATAAATAGATCTTGCAACTGTTTGTAATAGGTTTCCACCGACAATTCAAGCCATGGGTAGGGGCTGGTTCGGTAACCGGCAAGTGCATGAATTGACCGGGACAGATCTTCGACAGGTGCACTGCGCCAAGAGGTAAAGATATTGGTGGCGTCTCGCCGGTCGCTCAATCCAAAAATTTCCTGATGATACCAGCCGGCCCCCAGACTCACCTCATGCTCTCTGTGTTGCCAGATCGCCCGAAAACGGGCCTCCAGGTTACTGCGCCCAGCCAGTTGTCCCGGGAATAATTCTGCGATTGCAGTCAAGCGGGCTCTGAGCTTGGAGGTGATATAGAAATCCGGCTCAAGATAAATCCCGGTCTTATGGCGCCGACTCATACCAACGTCCAAGTCCTGAAACAGTCCACCCAGGTGTGCCGTGACCTGCGGGGAACGCCAATAGAGTCCCCACTTCCATTGGGTCCTTTCGTAGAAGCTGTTCATATGGACGGCATATTGGAATCCAGAGATTCTGGACCAGCGAACCGGGTCTTTGGTCGGCCCTTGATTGGTCTTCAGGAATGAGTAGGAAAGTTGGATTTCTGCAACGAAAGGGAGTGCTCTAGGGAGAACGACATAGCGCATACCGACTGCTGCATTGTGCCAGCTCACTTCTTCGAGAATTCGATCTTCAGCTTCGAGCCCAATCGTTCCCCGATCATTCGTGTAAATTCCGCTGATCGAAAGTTGGCTGTTGGAACCGACTTGCCCATGCACTTTCAGGAATGCATCCCCGAATGTGTAAGGCATATCCTGAGCAACGTAGTGTTGGGCAATTTGCTTGACAACCGATTGTCGTGCTGAAGCCAGAAAAGAAAGTTTGTTGTAAATCAGCGGCCCTTCGATTTGGGCAGAGCTGACGAAAGGAGCGATGGAAGCGGCACCAGTGTAGTTGCGCTTATCTCCATTGCGAGATTTGATGTCAATTACCGATGAGATGCGTCCAGTGAACGGAGCTCCGTATCCGGCTGTATGGATGTCGGCCCGGTGAATGATGTCAGAGGGGAAGGCTGAGTAGAATCCGAGGATGTGATAAGGTTGATACACTTGCATCCCATCAATCAGTGTCATATTGTGGGAGGGTTCACCTCCTCGAATATAGTACTGACCGCCCCGGTCCCCTAGTGTGACCACTCCAGGAAGTGTAGTCAGGAAACTGGCCAGATCTCCAGACACATCGGGTGTCGGGAGCAAATCCATATCCCTGGGGCTGATCGTTTGGAGTCCAGCGGTTACCTGGGCAGCTCCGGTCTCGACCTCGGCCTCCACAACCATCTCTTCCAGTACTCCTGGTGTGGACTGCAAAGCGACATTGAGGTTGAGTCTTTGTCCTGCCCGGAATACAAGCGTGTCTGACCATGCAATGTAACCGACAAACGAAAACCGAAGTACATACGTGCCAGGTGCAATTCGTGTAAGGTTATAGATACCGTCACTATCGGTCACGCCGCCGCGCAATCCTCCAGTATCACTCTCCAGAACCACACTTACACCTGCAAGAGCCTCCAGATCGTCTGCATCAGTCACAAACCCCCGAATGCTTGCAGTTTGTCCGAAGGTGGCATTGGTCCACATGGACAATAAAATCAATAGTAGCAGGCGTTGACTCTTCACGGTTTGCGAACCAAGGGGCTATGGATGAGAGCAAAGGAAAGATAATGGACATAGAGTTAGCCAGAACGCTTTTGGGTAGAGATAGGGTCATTTAGCCAAAGTGGAAGAACCGTTCCGCAGAGGCTGTTCCCTAACGCGCCCGCTACCCACCGAGAGAAGGACAAGCTTCAGGTGTTAGTTGGCCACAACTTGAATTATCCCACGCATCGTCGTTGCATGGCCTGGGAAGGTGCAGACGAACGAGTATTGCCCAGCCTCATCTGGAACGCGAAATATGATCGTCTCAGATATTCCCGGCTCAAGTAGACCAGTATGTGCAATTACGGCATCCGAGTTGGGGACATATTGCATTTCGTGCCCTCTGAGGCCCAGTTGCATGGCAGCCATTACGACCTCATCAGTCGCGTCACTCTCAACCACCACCAAGTTGTGCAACATATCGTCATCATTATTGAACGTCAGCGCAATCGTACTTCCCGCAGGAACGGTAAATTCGGTCTGGCTGAATTGCAAGTTTGGCAGTGTGCCCACGGAGAGACGCACGTTCGGCTCACTTTCAGATGGCTGGGCGCCACTGAGGTCAGGTTGTGCAGTGTCTGTGGTTTGGTCGGGCTCTATTTGCAGTGATGCTCCCTCGGGGAGCCGATTCATCGTATAGAATGCGGTAGAATGTAGGAGAGGATCCCCATTCCCTGAATGAAGGCCTTCGGCGTTAATCGAGTAGATATATCCCTCACGTAAACCATCCAGAACTAGGCGAATTTCCAAGCGATCTTCTGACACGAGAGCTGCTTTTACCTGATGCGTCGTAATGTTAATCGGAGGACTTCCATAATTTGAATGATACTTGTAGGTAAAGCTCTCGACAGAATAGTTGTCCAAAATGGCCGCCGAGGGTCCATCCGCAGGCTTGGTCAGAGTAATCAAAAATCCATCTGGCATGGCGCGGACACTGTGCATTTCGAATGGAATCTTCCCAGTCCATACGAGTCGTTCGAGCGCATAGGGTTCTTTGCCAGTAGCCCCCCAGCCACGGCTGGTTTGCCCGACCATCATTCCCCCTTCTGGATCCCAGGCCATACGCAATACTCCAGACGCAAATCCTTCCCGAAAGGGGATCGCAGCGCCCTGGTATATTCCCTGGACTTTTTCCAAAAATACTCTTGTGATTTTACTGTGTCCTTGGTCACCCACAAATAACTGTCCGGCAAAGGGGCCAAACTTTCCGTCGGTCGTATCCGGGACAATATCCGATGTAGATATGCCCAGAATCGTGTGTGGAAACCACACCGCTGGTGGCTTGAATGCATCAATTTCTTTGGCAACCTCGAAGAGAGGCTGGCCGGTATCAGGGATCTCGTCAGGCTTCAGGGATAAAGGAGAGTCCTCTTCACTAGTCCAGCGCAGTCCAGCCGGATTTCCCACAAAGTCTCCCATCTCGACATGTGTGATATATCCTGACCCCACCCAGTCGCCCTGATTCTCTGCATAGAACAGGTCCCCGGCCACATTCATCCCCATGCCCGCTGGAGATCGCATCCCCGTTGCAATCGGAGTCATCTCCCCATTCGGGTCAATTGAGAGTGTCCATCCGCGCCATTTGGATTGGCTGGCACCATATCCAATCCATCCCAGGTTGAGCATAACGACCATGGAGCCATCTTTTTGGATGAGCGGGCCATAGGAGTATTCATGATAGTTGCCTTCCAGAGGCCATGAATACACGGTTTCATACTGATCGGCAACTGCGTCGCCATTTGCGTCAACCAGTCTGGTCAATTCGCTTCTCTGCGAAGTGTAAAAGGAACCGTCGTGCCATGCCAGCCCGAGAGGCTCATGTAGACCATATGCAAAGCGTTGGTAGTGGGGGGAGGACGTACCTGCCATAACAGGATTATCAATCAACCACACCTCACCCCGTCGCGTTGCGACACCGAGACGCCCGTCCGGCGTGAAGGACATTCCCCCGACTTCAAGCATAATATCTTGGGGAATGGGGACACGGACCATGCGATAATAGTCTGATTCCTGCGGCACCTGTGCCACACAGGGCAGCGAAATGATCAGTGACAGAACAACTCGAAAAAGGTTTTTCATGAAGACACTACCACTCGATAACATAGTTGACAGATGCAGGCGCGCCAGACTGGTCTTGTTGTAATGGAATCATGAGCACTTGACCATTTTGCGATGGTTGGATTGATGCATCCGAATCTGTTTCAACATACCAGGTAAACCCGTCAATCGCATAACGGCGATCGTTGATTGCATCAATCTGGTCGCTGACTGCGATGCGCACCCAGATTGGTTCGTTTTTGTCACCTATGAGAATCAGCGTACGTGACAGTCCTGATGCATCGTCTTTCGGTTGGATATGATCCTCCAGAACGGCGTTCCCGAGTGAGTAGATGAATACGGGGTGGGGTGTCAGTCGATACCCGGTAAATTTAAGCTTTGTGTCCTCGGTAGTATTAATTGCGGAATGTCCCGAGAATGTCAGAAGGCTTCCAAGGGGAAGGATCGTCTGATCATGTCCTCGATTATGCCACATCGGTGCTGCATCTACAAAAGGGCCACGCCATGCATGCAACAGGGAAGCGGTAGACAGATCCAGACTGTAATGGATACCGTTGGGGTTGCCAATAGCCATTGAATGGGTGTGTTTGATTCCGCGATGGACGATGAATCCACGCAGCGGCATAGGCTCATTGCCGACCGTGATCGGAATCCGTTCAGCGGCAGGCGCTCCCTGGAGCGGCTGGAGAAGCGGAGATGTCCGGGTAGAAGGTCCTTCAACGCTGAGAGAGACCTGGGGAGGCCCCCAGCCGATTGCCTTGAAATATCCAAAACTGAATGGGTGCATTCCTTCGTTCAGGAAGACATCTCCGTACACGGAAGGTTGATTCCGATCATGTTTCAGAACTTCCTGGTCTGCAATCTGCAATAATGCACCGCCAATTGAATGACTCGACCAGTGCGGATCACCAGATATCCAGTCTAGTGTAGCATCAAAGCGATACGTGCCACTTACAGGGATATGAATGGTGCCTTCGTAGCGAAGTGCAATTGGATCGGCAGAGATTACCGTGTGCTCTTGCAGGTCACGGATGTTTCCCGTGGCCGTGGCTGTTCCCGTGGAATTCCAAATCACTTCCTCCGAAGGGTCATCAGTATATTCGAAGTAAGTCATATTACTCACGGAAACAGGCGCCCCTCCGCTCATGCGGTAGCGAATATTGCGAAATGCAACAGGTCCGTGATCTCCCTGGATCATAAGAGGTCCAACAGGAGATTCGTCCTGAAAACCAGCGGCGCGAGTTGGCCCAGAAACAGTTACACTTTCCTGGATGATGCTACCATTCAGGATGACTTGCACAAAGCGGGCGGGCCGGATTTTGTTGCCATTTTCATCAAAGTCGGGTGCATCAAACACAATGCGGAGGGATTGCCACAGGCCCGGTGCACGGCTGGCATTGATGCGTGGTGGACGCCCTTCAAATCCCCGTCCCTCATCTTCATTCCATCTCTGATAGATCCCACCGACATCCCCGAATGTGACATGAGGGCGCTTCCAGCTGTCCAATAGTTGGACTTCGTAGCGCCCCTGGAGATAAATACCGGAGTTGGATCCTGGCGGCATCATGAATTCAAGTTCAAGTTCGATATCTCCATGTGTCCACTTGGTGAAGAGGTTCTCTCGAGCACATTCGGTAGGTTGATTTACGAGGATTCCCTTCCCTGGTGTAGTGGACAAACTGTGGTGGAGAGCAAGATCACTGTAGACACTGCCGGCTAGCATCCAGTTTTCTGCTGGTTTATCGAATGCAGAGAGAGACTCCAGGGATAAGGTCTGCAGCGGTAAGCCGTTTTGAGCACTCGCTACAGAACTAACGGTTAGCAGTGCAATGAAGAAAAATAAAGATCGCATAGGGGGTAGTTCTCAATAATATCGCACCGTGGTTCGCAGGTAATCCGGCATCATATGGCGAGGGTTTCTGAAATGCTTCTGCAAATCACTTGATCAAGTCGTAGGAGAGATCCATCTGTGTGCAATCCGCAAACTGCTTCATATTGATATGAAGCTCCCTGGTGAAGGGAGTGGAGGACGGAAACCAGACGGACCAACGATTGCCTCAACCACATTACTCTTTTGCAGTGAAATGCCGGTAGAGGAGCCAGGTGGATAGAAAGGCAATGAGAAAAATAGTCGCAGGTACTACAACACCCCATAGAAAATTAAACTCTTCCATCGCTCTCACTTTGATTGTGTTTGCGCCAGGCACGGTAGGCCAGTATAAGCCCCAGAAAAGATGCCGCGTATGCGATCGTCATACCAATGACTGTAGCTAATGCTTGGTTCATGATGCTTTCTCGTCAACTGATTTCCATCGAACTTTCGCTTCCAACTCTTGCAAATAGCCCTGCTGCTTTGTTTCGTACTCTTTGGAAATAGCCTTGAGCTTTGGATCGATCACAAGATGCAGAATCACAGTCATTACAATCCCAATGGCCAGCATAATATACCCAGACATCTGCAGCAGGATTGACAATGCTGCACCGATCGTAACCAGTACATAGCACAAAGGGGAGAGAACAATGGCGATCCAGTCCTCTTTGGTCCATTCATCGGCTTCATTGGCCGACCATTTTCGACGAATCATGAGCTATCGGGGTAACTGTCGGCGGGGCGGCTGGCTTCTTCAGCACCAGGAGCCG
Protein-coding sequences here:
- a CDS encoding TonB-dependent receptor plug domain-containing protein, with the protein product MKSQRLLLLILLSMWTNATFGQTASIRGFVTDADDLEALAGVSVVLESDTGGLRGGVTDSDGIYNLTRIAPGTYVLRFSFVGYIAWSDTLVFRAGQRLNLNVALQSTPGVLEEMVVEAEVETGAAQVTAGLQTISPRDMDLLPTPDVSGDLASFLTTLPGVVTLGDRGGQYYIRGGEPSHNMTLIDGMQVYQPYHILGFYSAFPSDIIHRADIHTAGYGAPFTGRISSVIDIKSRNGDKRNYTGAASIAPFVSSAQIEGPLIYNKLSFLASARQSVVKQIAQHYVAQDMPYTFGDAFLKVHGQVGSNSQLSISGIYTNDRGTIGLEAEDRILEEVSWHNAAVGMRYVVLPRALPFVAEIQLSYSFLKTNQGPTKDPVRWSRISGFQYAVHMNSFYERTQWKWGLYWRSPQVTAHLGGLFQDLDVGMSRRHKTGIYLEPDFYITSKLRARLTAIAELFPGQLAGRSNLEARFRAIWQHREHEVSLGAGWYHQEIFGLSDRRDATNIFTSWRSAPVEDLSRSIHALAGYRTSPYPWLELSVETYYKQLQDLFIAEWTAFPRFTSLLQRADGRAMGVEMRAEIRRQKIYGYINYGLSSVRYTSKQPSVELWFGTEDLDFRPPHDRRHQLNVVATTRIANYDLSARWNFGSGRPFNHVYGFDGFLLLDRVKDLFTAPDNQRVIYGRPFRGLLPTYHRLDLSIEREFTFDAFMLTAQVGVINAYNRRNLFALDLFTAARNYQLPIVPIAGLKIDLD
- a CDS encoding peptidase is translated as MTESSIPLFDAHLDLAWNALSFNRDLTLPLSDLCDSDARYGDGPFRGHCAISLEELAAASLRVCVATLLARSGPTNAPPNVLRRDLDYAHPPIAHAHAHGQLAYYRWLERSKQAWIIRTASDLKNHWDHPEALGLIVSFEGCDPILDIEDLHRWYDLGVRAAGLTHYGKGQYAAGTDADGGLTPKGRDLLREFESLGIILDITHLSDESMSDAMECYHGPLLASHHNCRTLVPGQRQLSDQQIRDLIDRDAVIGIAFDAWMLYPDWIRGETDRSVVNLNAAIDHIDHICDLAGDTKHIAIGSDLDGGFGTNQTPTGLDRYSNLQLVSGLLSARGYSPVDVNNIFYDNWLDFFHRSLPQNHD
- a CDS encoding RidA family protein translates to MTNPIERLESLGYPIDDVPSPGGLYTPVTLIGSIAYVSGAVPVTQGHLKYAGKVPSDVDLPTAQEAAALCVANNLRMFHQEGGSLERILRVLRLTGYVNSDPHFTDQHLVINGASQLLKDVFGDLGIGARSAVGVAQLPLGSAVETELILEIRS
- a CDS encoding DUF4249 family protein, translating into MYKYLAFVGITFLLFSACSETVETRLQLEYPFSVFGIINPKADTHAVRIFEIKQNIALVRPDPIDANVTTTQIQSGEVYTWRDSVVQLEDGDYRHVYWSEFKASMGETYHLKVTRSDGAETEAITTVPPPVNLTVLEPDTLRPGQAIMPLFIEGSPPTLPRIDVEYVLVGFDEDGSNPIFRPVIFNYAGLATPEVGGFILNIDLREDYLDIYQLFDRDDSVSPAIIDLRGINVTVHVGDSQWISPVGFFDENFLVEPGSFSNVVNGFGYFGSGYTESTSFRPPLALIRRAGFHVP
- a CDS encoding DUF1080 domain-containing protein encodes the protein MRSLFFFIALLTVSSVASAQNGLPLQTLSLESLSAFDKPAENWMLAGSVYSDLALHHSLSTTPGKGILVNQPTECARENLFTKWTHGDIELELEFMMPPGSNSGIYLQGRYEVQLLDSWKRPHVTFGDVGGIYQRWNEDEGRGFEGRPPRINASRAPGLWQSLRIVFDAPDFDENGNKIRPARFVQVILNGSIIQESVTVSGPTRAAGFQDESPVGPLMIQGDHGPVAFRNIRYRMSGGAPVSVSNMTYFEYTDDPSEEVIWNSTGTATATGNIRDLQEHTVISADPIALRYEGTIHIPVSGTYRFDATLDWISGDPHWSSHSIGGALLQIADQEVLKHDRNQPSVYGDVFLNEGMHPFSFGYFKAIGWGPPQVSLSVEGPSTRTSPLLQPLQGAPAAERIPITVGNEPMPLRGFIVHRGIKHTHSMAIGNPNGIHYSLDLSTASLLHAWRGPFVDAAPMWHNRGHDQTILPLGSLLTFSGHSAINTTEDTKLKFTGYRLTPHPVFIYSLGNAVLEDHIQPKDDASGLSRTLILIGDKNEPIWVRIAVSDQIDAINDRRYAIDGFTWYVETDSDASIQPSQNGQVLMIPLQQDQSGAPASVNYVIEW
- a CDS encoding auracyanin family protein yields the protein MKNLFRVVLSLIISLPCVAQVPQESDYYRMVRVPIPQDIMLEVGGMSFTPDGRLGVATRRGEVWLIDNPVMAGTSSPHYQRFAYGLHEPLGLAWHDGSFYTSQRSELTRLVDANGDAVADQYETVYSWPLEGNYHEYSYGPLIQKDGSMVVMLNLGWIGYGASQSKWRGWTLSIDPNGEMTPIATGMRSPAGMGMNVAGDLFYAENQGDWVGSGYITHVEMGDFVGNPAGLRWTSEEDSPLSLKPDEIPDTGQPLFEVAKEIDAFKPPAVWFPHTILGISTSDIVPDTTDGKFGPFAGQLFVGDQGHSKITRVFLEKVQGIYQGAAIPFREGFASGVLRMAWDPEGGMMVGQTSRGWGATGKEPYALERLVWTGKIPFEMHSVRAMPDGFLITLTKPADGPSAAILDNYSVESFTYKYHSNYGSPPINITTHQVKAALVSEDRLEIRLVLDGLREGYIYSINAEGLHSGNGDPLLHSTAFYTMNRLPEGASLQIEPDQTTDTAQPDLSGAQPSESEPNVRLSVGTLPNLQFSQTEFTVPAGSTIALTFNNDDDMLHNLVVVESDATDEVVMAAMQLGLRGHEMQYVPNSDAVIAHTGLLEPGISETIIFRVPDEAGQYSFVCTFPGHATTMRGIIQVVAN